One Epinephelus lanceolatus isolate andai-2023 chromosome 17, ASM4190304v1, whole genome shotgun sequence genomic window carries:
- the cgasa gene encoding cyclic GMP-AMP synthase: MTGRGRPRKAASPDTTGAKCKTKPEEMKQESLPGCPGKQNGTKAEQKPKAQKKSTHTEEKPSLQRAQIDKTKNHLTEELRQQRTPTETTKAPAQGIKAKTCAGRAKTTEQSAERITKTKPTPKDTTKDSPKTTKVKKCGVKAKSPEQLSEELEVKPEALKAVKTKTCAGKAKSPEKISVETTKVQPGTPEDTKKAGRCKDKASVDSILYTTLEDLKIKRKDRSGAAEVINRITNAIVVHLKEKTQCFKEVEEPLRTGSYYENLKISNPDEFDVMLPIPVDRVNIRPFGEDGAFYSVELKRGNSPLKKFGEIGTLSASEMLKEFRDEVKKCVKQFEEWEVTKKKKGCPAVTLTTTVQSITISLDVVLSIMVKSSWPPFTKEGIKVDGWLGTKVKQEYKRMPYYLVPKYEGRGTAEIDGVLAKDIWRVSFSHVEKAILKNHGSEKTCCEKGGARCCRKDCLKLLKHLLSLLKEEDSSFDKFCSYHAKTTLLHACCSRTKDTGWSASSLSHCFQLLLKDFVAHLEKGVLYNFFIPTQNLLSGLDQKKCNCLARRITEECDRGFPIFK; this comes from the exons ATGACTGGTAGAGGGAGACCACGCAAGGCAGCGAGTCCTGACACTACGGGTGCCAAGTGTAAAACTAAACCAgaggaaatgaaacaagaaTCTCTGCCTGGATGTCCAGGGAAGCAGAATGGCACCAAAGCGGAACAGAAACCAAAGGCACAGAAAAAGTCAACCCACACTGAGGAGAAGCCGTCTCTTCAAAGGGCTCAAATAGACAAGACCAAAAATCATTTAACAGAGGAGCTCAGGCAGCAAAGGACACCTACAGAAACCACAAAGGCTCCTGCGCAAGGCATTAAAGCCAAAACCTGTGCTGGCAGGGCCAAAACAACAGAACAATCTGCAGAGAGGATAACGAAAACGAAGCCAACACCAAAAGACACTACAAAGGATTCTCCAAAGaccacaaaagtaaaaaaatgtgGCGTGAAGGCCAAATCACCAGAACAACTCTCAGAGGAGTTGGAGGTGAAGCCAGAGGCACTAAAGGCTGTGAAGACAAAAACCTGTGCTGGCAAAGCcaaatcaccagaaaaaatctCAGTGGAGACAACAAAGGTGCAGCCCGGCACACCTGAGGACACCAAGAAGGCAGGCAGGTGTAAAGACAAAGCTTCAGTGGACTCCATCCTCTACACAACTCTGGaagatttaaagattaaaaggAAGGACAGATCAGGTGCAGCAGAAGTCATCAATAGAATAACAAATGCTATAGTTGTGCATTTGAAAGAGAAAACTCAATGTTTCAAAGAGGTTGAAGAACCACTACGTACTGGAAGTTACTATGAAAATCTGAAG ATTTCTAATCCAGATGAATTTGATGTCATGCTGCCCATTCCTGTTGACCGGGTGAACATTCGTCCATTCGGAGAGGATGGAGCCTTTTACAGTGTGGAATTAAAACGTGGCAACAGCCCTCTGAAAAAGTTTGGGGAAATCGGCACTTTATCCGCCAGTGAAATGCTCAAGGAGTTCAGGGACGAAGTGAAGAAATGTGTCAAGCAATTTGAAG AATGGGAGgtgacaaaaaagaagaaaggctGCCCTGCAGTGACCCTGACCACAACAGTACAATCAATCACCATTTCACTGGATGTTGTGCTCAGTATCATGGTTAAATCAAGCTGGCCACCATTCACCAAAGAAGGCATCAAAGTAGACGGCTGGCTGGGGACTAAAGTGAAGCAGGAATACAAGCGAATGCCGTATTATCTTGTCCCAAAATATGAAGGCAGAGGCACAGCGGAAATCGACGGGGTCCTTGCCAAGG ATATTTGGCGGGTTTCATTCTCTCATGTTGAGAAGGCCATACTGAAGAATCACGGATCGGAGAAGACATGCTGTGAGAAAGGCGGAGCACGCTGCTGCAG GAAGGACTGTCTGAAGCTCCTAAAGCACCTTCTCAGTCTCCTGAAGGAAGAGGACTCTTCATTTGACAAGTTCTGCTCCTACCACGCCAAGACCACGCTCCTACATGCCTGCTGCTCTAGAACTAAAGACACAGGCTGGAGTGCCTCAAGTCTGAGCCACTGTTTTCAGCTGCTCCTGAAAGACTTTGTAGCCCATCTGGAAAAAGGTGTACTCTACAACTTCTTCATCCCAACTCAAAACCTGCTCTCTGGTCTAGACCAGAAGAAGTGCAATTGTCTGGCTCGTCGTATCACAGAGGAATGTGACAGGGGCTTTCCTATTTTCAAGTGA
- the eef1a1a gene encoding elongation factor 1-alpha 1a produces the protein MGKEKLHINIVVIGHVDSGKSTTTGHLIYKCGGIDKRTIEKFEKEAAEMGKGSFKYAWVLDKLKAERERGITIDISLWKFETSKYYVTIIDAPGHRDFIKNMITGTSQADCAVLIVAAGVGEFEAGISKNGQTREHALLAYTLGVKQLIVGINKMDSTEPNYSQKRYEEIVKEVSTYIKKIGYNPDTVAFVPISGWNGDNMLEPSPNMTWFKGWKINRKDGNASGTTLLEALDAIQPPTRPTDKPLRLPLQDVYKIGGIGTVPVGRVETGILKPGMVVTFAPVNVTTEVKSVEMHHEALTEALPGDNVGFNVKNVSVKDIRRGNVAGDSKNDPPQEAANFTAQVIILNHPGQISAGYAPVLDCHTAHIACKFAELKEKIDRRSGKKLEDNPKSLKSGDAAIVDMIPGKPMCVESFSEYPPLGRFAVRDMRQTVAVGVIKGVEKKVSTTGKVTKSAQKAQRNK, from the exons ATGGGAAAGGAGAAACTCCACATCAACATCGTCGTGATCGGCCATGTGGACTCTGGCAAGTCCACCACCACAGGCCACCTCATCTACAAGTGCGGGGGCATCGACAAGAGGACCATCGAGAAGTTTGAGAAAGAAGCAGCTGAG ATGGGGAAGGGGTCGTTCAAGTACGCCTGGGTGCTGGACAAGCTGAAGGCAGAGAGGGAGCGTGGCATCACCATCGACATCTCGCTGTGGAAGTTTGAAACCAGCAAGTACTACGTGACCATCATCGATGCCCCAGGTCATAGGGACTTCATCAAGAACATGATCACAGGGACCTCCCAG GCAGACTGTGCTGTGCTGATTGTGGCGGCCGGTGTGGGAGAGTTCGAGGCAGGCATTTCCAAGAATGGACAGACCCGTGAGCACGCCCTCCTGGCCTACACTCTGGGAGTAAAGCAGCTCATTGTGGGCATCAACAAGATGGACTCCACCGAGCCCAACTACAGCCAGAAGCGTTACGAGGAAATTGTGAAGGAAGTGAGCACCTACATCAAGAAGATCGGCTACAATCCCGACACCGTTGCCTTTGTGCCCATTTCAGGCTGGAATGGAGACAACATGCTTGAGCCCAGCCCCAAT ATGACATGGTTTAAGGGGTGGAAGATCAACAGGAAAGACGGCAATGCATCAGGGACCACACTACTAGAGGCTCTGGATGCCATCCAGCCCCCCACCCGTCCAACAGACAAACCTCTACGTCTTCCCCTGCAGGATGTCTACAAGATAGGAG GTATTGGAACAGTGCCTGTAGGCCGCGTGGAGACAGGCATACTGAAGCCTGGCATGGTGGTGACCTTTGCCCCCGTCAATGTGACGACTGAGGTGAAGTCTGTGGAGATGCACCATGAGGCGCTGACTGAGGCCCTCCCTGGCGACAACGTGGGCTTCAATGTCAAGAATGTGTCTGTCAAGGACATTCGTCGTGGCAACGTTGCAGGAGATAGCAAGAACGATCCACCGCAGGAAGCTGCCAACTTCACTGCTCAG GTGATCATCCTGAATCACCCAGGCCAGATCAGTGCTGGTTATGCCCCTGTGCTTGACTGTCACACCGCTCACATCGCCTGCAAGTTTGCGGAGCTAAAGGAGAAGATCGATCGCCGCTCTGGCAAGAAGCTGGAGGACAACCCCAAATCCCTCAAGTCTGGAGACGCTGCCATTGTGGATATGATTCCTGGCAAGCCAATGTGCGTGGAGAGCTTCTCTGAGTACCCTCCACTTG GTCGTTTTGCGGTGCGCGACATGCGTCAGACTGTGGCTGTTGGCGTGATTAAGGGCGTGGAGAAGAAGGTCTCCACCACCGGTAAAGTTACCAAGTCCGCCCAGAAGGCCCAGAGGAACAAATGA